From Streptomyces sp. HUAS MG91, the proteins below share one genomic window:
- a CDS encoding ion transporter has translation MTEARWFAVTVFVVILGNAAVLGVETYSGVTDRFDDELKVVEHAFLAVFTAEIALRIAAHLDRPRDFWRDRWNVFDLAVVLCAFLPLVRENATVLRLLRLARVLRTARFLPQLRIVLVAVGRSLPGTVSFLLVGGLLLYVYAMVGWVFFADDNPEHFGSIGRAILTLFLLMTLDGLGDAVHGGLEISRWSIFYYASYVLMASFVLVNVLIGVVITSLDEARAMEEPRAGEPAAATGSEDDVRARIATARRALDDLEASLAALPAPRQSLTGADRRRSPT, from the coding sequence GTGACAGAGGCACGCTGGTTCGCCGTCACCGTCTTCGTGGTGATCCTCGGCAACGCCGCCGTCCTCGGTGTCGAGACCTACAGCGGGGTCACCGACCGGTTCGACGACGAGCTGAAGGTGGTCGAGCACGCCTTCCTCGCCGTCTTCACCGCCGAGATCGCGCTGCGGATCGCCGCCCACCTCGACCGGCCGCGCGACTTCTGGCGCGACCGGTGGAACGTGTTCGACCTCGCCGTGGTGCTGTGCGCGTTCCTGCCCCTCGTCCGCGAGAACGCCACCGTGCTGCGGCTGCTGCGCCTGGCCCGCGTGCTGCGCACCGCCCGCTTCCTCCCCCAGCTCCGCATCGTGCTGGTCGCGGTCGGCCGCAGCCTGCCCGGCACGGTCAGTTTCCTGCTGGTGGGAGGGCTGCTGCTGTACGTGTACGCGATGGTGGGCTGGGTCTTCTTCGCCGACGACAACCCCGAACACTTCGGGTCGATCGGCCGCGCGATCCTCACCCTGTTCCTGCTCATGACACTGGACGGTCTCGGCGACGCGGTGCACGGCGGTCTGGAGATCTCGCGCTGGAGCATCTTCTACTACGCCTCCTACGTCCTCATGGCCTCCTTCGTCCTGGTCAACGTCCTCATCGGAGTCGTGATCACCTCGCTGGACGAGGCCCGCGCGATGGAGGAGCCCCGGGCCGGGGAACCCGCCGCGGCGACGGGTTCCGAGGACGACGTACGCGCCCGGATCGCCACGGCGCGCCGGGCCCTCGACGACCTGGAGGCGAGCCTGGCGGCCCTGCCGGCGCCGCGGCAGTCCCTCACAGGTGCCGATCGGCGAAGAAGTCCCACATGA
- a CDS encoding PHB depolymerase family esterase, which translates to MGERFRRATVIAATMGMALTFLTHGAVAAPGHDERGTYVNAAGKVDYEVHLPPAYRPGKKLPVVVALHGCGMTGFADNSMKDMTRFNRTADTEGFIVVYPSQDPLRNLLRCWNAIEPAHQHRDSGEPSLIAGLTREVVRSHHADATRVHVAGASSGAGLAVVMAVTYPDVYASAASLAGGEYAFDRVKPEPDAVSPVDTAKLAHAEMGRRARQVPLLIEQGSADTTVPPWMAERLASQWAAVDDLAPDGRLDGDVDDMPDATRRVDAPGERPYTRTRYTARGGGPVLIEKYEVEGLAHKWPGGGSGPFADPLGPDMTSIMWDFFADRHL; encoded by the coding sequence ATGGGAGAGCGGTTCCGGCGCGCGACGGTCATCGCCGCCACGATGGGCATGGCGCTGACGTTCCTGACGCACGGGGCGGTCGCCGCCCCGGGACACGACGAGCGCGGCACCTACGTCAACGCCGCGGGCAAGGTGGACTACGAGGTGCACCTGCCGCCCGCGTACCGGCCGGGCAAGAAGCTGCCGGTGGTGGTCGCCCTGCACGGCTGCGGCATGACCGGCTTCGCGGACAACTCGATGAAGGACATGACCCGGTTCAACCGGACCGCCGACACCGAGGGGTTCATCGTCGTCTATCCGTCGCAGGATCCGCTGCGCAATCTGCTCCGCTGCTGGAACGCGATCGAACCCGCGCACCAGCACCGGGACAGCGGCGAGCCCTCCCTGATCGCGGGCCTCACACGCGAAGTGGTGCGAAGCCATCACGCCGACGCCACGCGGGTGCACGTCGCCGGAGCCTCGTCGGGCGCCGGTCTCGCCGTCGTCATGGCGGTCACCTACCCGGACGTGTACGCGTCGGCGGCCTCCCTGGCCGGCGGCGAGTACGCCTTCGACAGGGTCAAGCCCGAGCCGGACGCGGTCAGCCCGGTGGACACCGCGAAGCTGGCCCATGCCGAGATGGGACGGCGCGCCCGCCAGGTGCCGCTGCTGATCGAACAGGGGAGCGCCGACACGACGGTGCCGCCGTGGATGGCCGAACGGCTGGCCTCGCAGTGGGCCGCCGTCGACGACCTGGCCCCGGACGGCAGGCTCGACGGAGACGTGGACGACATGCCCGACGCCACCCGCCGCGTGGACGCGCCGGGGGAGCGGCCCTACACCCGCACCCGGTACACGGCACGCGGCGGCGGACCGGTGTTGATCGAGAAGTACGAGGTGGAAGGCCTCGCGCACAAGTGGCCGGGCGGCGGCAGCGGTCCGTTCGCGGATCCGCTGGGCCCGGACATGACCTCGATCATGTGGGACTTCTTCGCCGATCGGCACCTGTGA